aaATGGGTGatcggtattaaggagggcactttttacgatgaacactgggtattatacgtaagtaatgaatcactaaattctcctgaagccaatattacatatatgttaaccaaaatttaaatattttgaaaaataaaataaatactacaaaAATGCCCTGGAGTATTTGAAAGAGTTAGGTAAAAGCTTCCCCAAATGAAATAGAGAGCTATTCCCCTCTGTTTCTAGTTATTCAAGTCACAgccttgcttatttatttttaggactACTAGTCATTTGTACTCTCAGTGCACATTCTTGTTTCTATAGGGAAACTGGAAGCTGAAAGAACACCCATATTATATTACACCTCGTGATCCCAGATGGAGGGGAAGGATTTACAGAATGTTAAGGCTCAAAGAAGGTCAGGgccttgcccaaggacacagctGGTCAGTGATAAAGGCAGTTTGAGGATCTAGGACTCTACACTTATGATTTTGCAGAAGGCCCAAATTTCTTCCCCAAATACCCACTGGTACCTTAGGAGGAAAAGTCAGAAACGGTTCTTTTCAACCTAATGACCTCCTCCTCAGCTCCTCAGCtcacttagagaaaaagaaactcgGTAGGGAGCATCCAGAACTAGCAACATCTTGCCTGAATGTCTAAAGCTGCTAAACACAATGATACTTCTGAGAAAGacacacctcccacccccccacccccaccccaaccacagCAAGCAGGAAGCAGAAGGCCACCAGAGGTGTTCCATGGCTGGTGCTGATTGAATGCTCTGTATTCAATTCTGACAAAGGCTGGGGAAAAGCCATGGTACCAAATAAAACTGAACCTGATCAGCCCATGAATCAAAAAAGGACTGTCCTTCGTAACTGGGGAATTTAACTGCCAAGAATTCCCCTTGCCATGACCACAGCTCATGGTGTAATACGATCAGGTGAGTCACTAACCCATGTTAATGCAACAAGGCCCTTTTAAAAGAGAAGCAGGAAACTTCCAACAACATAAAATTGCATGCAACACATCTACATGCATAGTGATGCAAAACCAAAACACCCAGTTGGTGGGTCCCTGGATAGAGGATTCTGATTGGTTGCTGGCCCATCATGCTTTGGacaaagtaaatatttgaaacatCAGAGGGAGGTCCTGCTGATAGTTATATGGCAAAAGGTCACTGTTTCTCAAAGAACAAGTCCTTTATCCAAGTAAGACCTGTGAGCTCAATATTCCTAGGAAAAGACTCATTAAATCATTggattttaaagctaaaaaaaaaaagatatttgacaCACATGGAGGAATGAAGACTAGGACAGCTATTTACATGAACTCAGCAAATCAATATGAGAGCTAAGATCTGAACCAAATGCCTCTGATGCTCACAGCATGCTGGAGGAATTAGAGGGAACTGTGGTGAATAGATACAAGATTTATTATAGGGCGTATGGTCCACAATTGCACTATTCCCTAGAAATCTGTAATTATATCAACCACATATCCTACAGTAGTGGTATGCAATAGAATTTTCTATGATGGTGGAAGTGTTCTATATCTGTGCCATCCAATCCAGTGGCCACTAGCCACACGTGATTAgtaagcacttaaaatgtggctaatgcAAATGCAGGACTAAAATTTAAGtagcatttaattttaattcatttaaatttagatAGTACCCacatttcataatattctgtgCCATTTTCCCCATACAATTATTGAAATGTtccaaaaattataatattttcacATATAGACTGACTCTCACACTTGGAAAAAGCACAAAATTCCTGTTGGAGCATATAATCTCTAGGGGTTTTTTTTGCTCAGAAGATGTGCTCACCATATTTATCATGGTCTGCCTTACCAAATAGCCCAGGTGAAGAACTGAGCTTTAGCTCTAAGCAGCACTAACATTTACTGTTCCCTCCATCTGCCCCATCTCGCTCTGCTGTCCTATCAGCATAAGAGCTGGGAGGGTAAGTGGGTTAGCTAAAAGAACCAGGAATAACTAGGACAATGATCTGCATCCTGTAGTGCTAGAACAGGGGGAAACCGAGAGCTAGACCCGGTAGCTGGAACCACTCCCACCACTTCTGGCTTGTCATTCACTCTGCCTGTGAGGAGAGGCAAAGGGTCCAAACTAGCCGCTTTTTGCCTATCTCTGCCACGCTGCCTGATTTCTGAAATTATACCAGACCTCCTCGGTCCTATATTATTTTAACAGTAATGGCACAGATACTTCCCTCACCAACTAAAAGCTACCCAAATATCTATAGACAACCGTAACAATAGCAAAATTGAACTTCTACTCTTTGCCAAGCCCTATACTAAGCACTCACATACATTAGCTCATTTGATGGTCACAATTACTATAAACAGTAGGGgttttttattatccccattttacagatgaagaaagagggGTCTGGAGGATAAGTAATTAGCTAAGTGGTGAAGCCAAAGTCCAGGTTCTTAATCATTATGCAATCAATACTTTTATATGATGCTTGAGACATAaaaggtactcagtaaatgttcttagttgcatgcatgaatgaatgagtggaggAAATACTGGCAAACTCATTCATCACTTATATTAATACAGATAATAATATGTTGGCCTAAGTAAGCCTTAAATAGAACTGTCATTCGGTGAAAATATTGACTGTGACTTCTCCCTATGTGGAAATGTGTGAAATTCACACCTATGTCAATTTAATACATCTATCGTGGGCAATCATTAATGACtataaagaagcagaaagatgGTCTGaataaacagataattaaaattgtcaatggaaatattttaaatgactctgaaataatttcttaatctttttctattttcacacATTAGCAAGTTTCTTGGCAGTAACATATGTTTACAATTTCTACTGCATTTATCTTCAGAGACATCAGCATAAATGTACACAAAAGGGCTCACAACTACTGGCAAAGGCCCCAAACGTGTCCTGGCTCCTAAACTGTTCTCTGTCTCCTGGCTCTTCTGCCAGCCTTAATCTTACTGCGACAATGCATTCATCCTCCTGCTCAAATGGTCAAGTGTTCTCAAACACTCCTTTTTCTTGTCAGATATAAATTCCTCATGCCCCACTCTTAAGGCCCTCTCCCAAATTGCCTATGCTCAGGTTAGCAGGCCCCTCTCTGTCTCACACATTCCCAGGGCTCATTTTAACTTCCCATGCCTTCACCACTGTCCTTCTGCCTATAATGTCCCACACTCCTGCTACTCAAATCTTTACTATGCCTAGTTCAAGTTATGCTTCCTCATAAAACTCCTCTGAccacttcttttatttatttatttattttaaagatactatttatttatctgacagagagagagacacagcgagagagggaacacaagcagggggagtgggagaggggagaagcaggcttcctgctgagcagggagcccgatgcggggctcgatcctaggaccctgagatcatgacctgagccgaaggcagatgcttaacgactgagccacccaggcgcccctcctctgaccacttttagttttcttaaaatcAAGGCAGATCTGATCTGAATCTGTCTCAAATACTCAAGTCCTAGATAACCCATGGTtcattcctgttcttttttcaggtttctgctcaaatatcactttTACCTGTTCAGCCTTCTCTGACTTCCCTATTTGAAATGACAGTacccagggcacctgagtggctcagcctaaacttttgatttcagctcaggtcttgatcctgtggtcgtgagttcaagcctacttaaaaaacaataaataaataaaaataaataaaatgacagcaCCCcttcacccaggcactcccattcCTCTTTGcctaatttatttgtatttttcttcctagCATTCAACACTGTCTTGTGTATTCTATATTTACTTGTCTGTTTGCTTATTGTCAGTATCTCCCTGCCCAGAATGTAAggtccatgagagcagggacttttgtatgttttgttaCTGGCTTATCTGGTTTATCTCCAGaaccaaaaatgtttcctggcacatagtagatgctcaataaatcctggctgaatgaatgaatattcctCTTTTTATAATTCAAAGGTCATAGCATGTTCTATATCACTTAGCATTTAATTCTAGTTAATTTAGAAGTAGGAATCTTTGTCTCTTTCAGCGTATTTCCAAGACAAATATAAGTAATTTCTGGTAgccttctgtattttcttctacttcatcAATGcattttttcattaaacattCACTAAAtatattgagtgcctattatatgTCATTATATGCCAGATCCCATTCTTTTAGCAAAAAAACTTAAGGAACTCACAGTTACACATAAATACATGAATACACACAGAGGCAAGAAACAAGACTGAAAGAAAGAATAGTAAGACTAGTAAAACTAAGAATCCATTATTAGTATGTGGGGATAGAGTGTACAGGGTGAGTGTGACAGACTGggtgggaagaaaaagggaaaaagagacagaatGGTAAGAGCCTAGAGTAGGATGTTGCCAAAGTAATCACCAGATGCTAGTGCTTAATATAAACTGTACTTAGGCAGATATGCAAATACATTCTACATGAATTTTTGAAATTCACATCTCAAAAGTCATCAGCTGGTTATCCTAAGGTAAAAATGAGATTAAGACTAGCGACATCTGGTGGATATTTTAGAAGTGACCCTTGAATGTCTCTACTGTGTAAACACCACACAAGCCCCCATACCTGTGGACTGCTGACTCATAATAGGTTAGGGCCCCACATTACTAACCACACTATCATGAAATAATCTTTCTGCAGGACCTAAGGTCTCATTGCAAGAGGTAGCCAGATTTCTACCAAGAACCCTTCTATCTCTCAGCTGATGACCCTCTGCCTTCTGgaagatgtatatataatttGATACCAGGATACTTCTTTTAAAAGGTAACTTATTACTTAAAATGTTCACCTCCTTTGACCTAGGAATTCTACTTCTGGAACCCAAtcctaagaaaaaaaagtcttaaatgaGGAAATCAATTTGTTATTTACAATGTGGGAGGGGAATCTAAAAgttgaacaaacagaaaaattgtCAAGAAAATTAGAACCATTATaatgtttaccaaacatttgtaactgtaataaaacaaacattttttttaaagatttatttattatttatttgagagagaaagagagagagaacaagcagagagaggggcagagggagaaggagagaagcagactccccactgagtgtggaacccaatgcagggctggagctcatgaccctgagatcatgacctgagcaaaaatcaagagttggatgcttaaccgactgagccaccctggcaccccttgATTCTcgctttttttaactttatgtttGTTAGttgttaaaatgtttgttttaggggcacctgggtcagtggggcgtcagcttctccctctccctctgcccctccctgctgctcatgctctctccctctctctctctctcaaataaataaataaaatcttttaaaaaattaaaataaaaaaataaataaaatcatggtttGCAATATTTCCCAAATGCCCTATAATTAACATgcattatttaaatcttttaaactGCATATATTCTGATTAATTGCTATAATTTTTCAACTTCTCCCtgattttattaataatgaatCAAGGGAGATAGAATTTCTACAAGAAGgggaagcaagaaaagaaagcaaatacacGACAATTTTGTTCCAGGATCTGAGTCTTGACGGAGAAATCCCCCAGTTGTGGAACTGTACCAAAATTCCATTAATGTCATCACACTCCTTTCAACAGCACACCAGAAACTTACAGAGGGCTCTGCTGGCAGCAGGGAGTTACAGAGTCTCCTAACCACTTGAGTCCCCATCTTCAGAGTCCCTAGAAAAGCCGGATCAGGGCCACCTTAaaataggaagagggagaatgtACAAAAATACAGGACAGGAACAAAAATTCCAGAGCTAAACCAATCTAGTAGTGTCAGTCCCCTGCCCCAAATCTATCAACTTATGTCATCAAGAAGTTTCAGAAATGGGACCCTGGTTAGCAGGAAATCCAGCCAAAGATATTATCATCATAACAGGACTATCCCAGGGGTATTTTAAAAACTAGCCACTTAGGCTTAATAGTAATAAAGTAAAGAGCAATGCTTCCCTATCAGTCAACCAACAATGCATTTTCCCTCTTCCCTAAGATTATCAGTAAATGACCACAGTAAGAATTCTGAAGACAATCAAGACAAATACTGGGAGCTCTGCTTATGGGCACTTCCATTCATCCTCAGCAATTCCATTTTAACCTAGAAAGGctgcatttatattttaaggcaaaaattTTTACATAGCACTTTAAGTTTACAAAGTGTTACCACCTACATCATCTTATTGGACCGTCATAGTAAATAACTGTTGGAAATAAAGTTCATGGTATTACACCCCAGCTACTAGTAAACAGGCTAGGGAGTTGCTCTGCCAATTAGTAGTGGAGGAAGTTTTCTAGCCACTTCTTCCGAATCCACTTGCTCTAGGTCTACGCCAGAGAACAGGCCAGgaaaatgatgataatgatgataatggcaGCCTACATTTGACTACATACTGTGTACTGTTCCAACTGTTTTAAATACTCACAAACATTCTATGAAGTCGATACTATGATTTACCAACTATTTTGTGCTGTGATTCCATTCTCAGTACTGTGTCCGTCCTAAGGAATCATCCCTCTTAGGGATAAATCGATGGGCATCGGTATTTGGGAAGGATGGCATACAGACTGAAAGGGGACGTGCATTACTACTCCAAGCTCTGAAAGTCTGAATCTGGAACTTCACCCTAAGAACATGTAAGGCTCAGAGCCGGCTCAGAACCTGAAACTTCCGCCTCCTTCTTTCCAGctacgcccccccccccatctcacCCCTCGGTGTGTCCCTCTTTCTGATCTGAATGCTCAACCAGTGGTAAGTATATTttccaggcaccccccccccgccctcccttcCCCCGCTTTCAGCACCTACCTCTTAAATCATCGGTGTGTCTGGTTCAACATTTCTGTCCACAGCCCTTCTGAGCTCTGCCTCCTCCTGCTACGGCGTCACCGCTGCGTTCCCGATGCCATGGTGACGCGGAGGccggcccccgcccggccccgcccaccTCCTGCCGGCGCGAGCCAGACCCTGACAACCTAGGCCCCGCCCCTTCCTTGGCCGGCTCCGCCTCCTAGCGGCCCAGACGGCAACGCCAGCAGGCCTTGACCCCGCCCCCTACCTCCCTGACCCGCCTCCTGCGGGCCGAGGCCGCCCCGCCCCCCTGAATGCCAGGACTGGCCCAGGGAGCTCCGCCTTCTGTAAATGGAAACCCGCCTCCTGGGCGTCCGAACCAGAGCCCCGCTCCGCCCCAGCCAAGGCCTGTGGGGTCCCGCGCGCGAAGTGTCTGGATTTCCCGGCTGCCCTCAGGCTGAGGGCTTCGCTTACGTAGAGCCTGCAGACCCCCACCCCGGAAAATGCACCAGGCATGTTCCTTATGCGATTTATTGATCCTAGCGGCTCCGCACCTACGAGAGCCAACAGTGCAACCAAGGGGAGTTTCCGCGCCATGCAGTGCTGTCAATGACTTGAAGTGTCCGTAACCGATGGTCAGAGATCGCTTCCTCCACGCCTCAGCCCTTGCCCTCGTTTGTCTGTTGAGGTTCTGGGACCCTTGACCCAACCACCGAAGGAATTGCCCAAGCCAGCTCTGGGGGCTGTGCACAAGAACTCAGAATGCTTTTCCAGAGCACCTCTCCTTCTTCAGCTTTGGAGTTTAAGGTGTGTAAAAGAGACACCACTAAATTAAGCCCAACAAAATCAGCTCAAGTGCTGGGGTAACCTGTCCTATTAGCACTTTTCTTGAAAGCAGGAGCAAAGGAAGGGGTCAAAAAACTTCCTGCGCCCTCATCCTAGCCCCCCTCATTTTGTGGAACTCCATCCACCCCTAGCTAACCCAAATACCACTCCAAGCTAATGGTGGCAAGTAAAAGATAGGCCTAGGGGAGGGGGCAAGACTGGGGGCACTCACAAGGGCTCTGGAGTTCTTTAAAACGTGGCAGCCATCTCTGGGCTGCCAGCCATTTCCCCAGGGCAGAGTCTCCCCAGGGGAGTAGTGGTAAAATGATGGAAACAGGTCTGTCCTCCCCAGCGCTCACACTAGGGTCCCGTTCTTGCTGTCATAGTGGCATGTGGCCTGGGGGAACCGAAGGGTTGCGTACTGCGTAGCATTTTCACACTGCAGGTTCTTCACCTCCAGAGCAGAGCGTGGCTGGGTAGAGCTGCACACTTGAATGTCTGCATAATGTAAGCTGCTCTCCTCCAACCTGAGGCCTCGACTCCTCTCCTGAGACGTGGGCTTCTCTAACACCTGTTCATCAATATGTCCTCTTGTGTCACAGGCCTGCAAGAAACAGACAGCATTAAGGGAGATTCTTGGCTTGCTTTTGCCCCTCACCCACAAAGCAGGGTCGGCAATTCTGACCgacccctttgctcctttgtggGGCAGAACCAGCAAGTTCTGGTTCAAGATAACTGAGATGTGTGGCAGGGTGAAAAAGCTGAGTCCTCAGATCACATGTCTGAGCAGCCCCCTGGAAGGGCCAGAGGCCTGTCATTACCTTTGCACCGTTCTGCTGCTTCGGCTGCTTCAGAGCCCGTCCTGCTCGGCTCCCTGAGAGGAAGAAATCCAACTTAAATTCATCCTCTCTTCCCTGTCTCTACTGAGATTGCCCTCTTTGAATCTCCGTTAAACTATTATGGTGGGTTTCTAACTAatctccctgcctctgctctcacCTCTTTCACTGCTGCCCTTCCCACATCCAAACTCCTCTCATGCTCTGCCCATAATATCTTCCAGCCTCATTTTTCACCAGCCCCTGACACAGTGCAGCAAATACATGTTGAGAGCCCATTTTTTGCCAGGCTGTGTGCCACATTCTGGGGCTAGAAGGATGAGCAGACTATTTTCTCTGCCTCAGGGAGCTTACAGTCTACTAGGGGAGACAAATGTGAATACAGACTATTACAGTGCAATGTGGTAAGTGCTCAGCCACACCAATCAGTCGCTTTCAATTAACTCAGcctcttctttcctgtttctctttctttcttcttttcttccttccttccttcccttccttccctttctttcttccttccttcctcccccttccttttctttctcccccttccttcccttcccttccctttcctttcctttccttttccttccttccttccctccctccttccttccatccttccatccttccttcctctgcaagAGATAATTCCACTGCCTaccctttcctctctgctcctcttccagCTTGAGAACTTGCTATATTATTCCTTGGACATTggtgttttctcccattctccccCGGTATGAGTGTGAATCTATTATAGCGCTAGTAGATTGCATCGCAGTTACTTGTTTATATGTAAACAAGTCTCTCAAACTTGATTTTGAGCTCTTCGAGGACCAAGATAGTGTGCCTCTCTGCCTCCTCGGGACCCAGCAAAGTGCCTCACATACACTATAAGTGCTCAGTTAATTTTTGCTGGGTGAAGGAAAGAATGAGCAACCAACCTTGCCACTAAGATAATGGAAAGGATGAGACCCAGAGTTTCAGAGCTGGTCTGGAACCCCGGAAGATTTTCTCCGGTGTACTATCTCCCTTTATCCCTTTCCAAGGCTACTCCTCTTTTTCATCCTTATGCCCTTTCCAAAGACACTGGTTCCAGCATCTTCTCCTCTCTAATTCGACCACTCCaagcccccgcccccaacacccagttacccggtttctttttcctctggcaAGTTGGTGGGCAGCTCCTGTGAAAAGAAACACAGATCACCCACGTGTAAGAGTCCTGGCCTCAGTCTTCCCACCTTCACCATTTGTTCTGTGGCCTCTTTAACATTCTGGGATGACCTTCTCTCACCCTAACAAAGATTCACCCTAAGTCAGCCTGAAAGCATTTATCAAGGGTACCACATCTCTCCCACAAGGATGGTTCTGGAAGGTGGAGTGGTACAACTGACATAACCAAACCCAAAATACAGCCTCAGGCAACCAGGCACAACATGCCAGGGATATAGCTGGGTTGAGGGCTATTCTGGGATTGTCTAACAGGCTAATCCCAGCAGAGGGTAAGGGAAACCTGCCAAATAATGGGATATTCCTGGATTCAGAGACCCTCTTGCTGCAGCTtcggtgcctttttttttttcccccagggtcTCTGCTAACACGGGGTTCTCACTCTGGGAGTCACAGAAGCTGCCACAACCAGGGCTAACAAATTAGGACCCCTGAAAGCCCTTTTCTAACaggtcctctccctccctgcttccctgtccttgtttttaattaacagagaaagtgagagctaTTTAACCTTTAACATGCACAGCACAGGGAGCTCTGAATTTGGTGAGTGACTCAGCTACCTTGTCCTCACTGCAGGACAGACCTCATTTCTGAGCTGGAGGACAGGCTCATTTCGGAGCCCCTGGGGTCCCCAGTGGAGCCAGTGTGTCTGTGATTGTCAACTGTTTGATGGCCAGAGAAAAACACTTGTCTGAGGAAATAGGCTGAATAGTTTGGGGCTTACTCCGGATGCTTTTTCTTGCTAGTGCATTTCCAAACTCTCACCAGAGCCAACCCTATCTGTGTGACTTCTGTCTCCACAAGGAAATTTCCTCCTTTTGCTaactaaaaagaaagagatagagagaggaagggaaacttCTAGATCATGTCCATTTTACTACTGTGGAAAAAATCATGATTTTCCCCACACATATTTGACA
Above is a genomic segment from Halichoerus grypus chromosome 11, mHalGry1.hap1.1, whole genome shotgun sequence containing:
- the C11H11orf52 gene encoding uncharacterized protein C11orf52 homolog isoform X2, encoding MMTMSRSCPPTCQRKKKPGSRAGRALKQPKQQNGAKACDTRGHIDEQVLEKPTSQERSRGLRLEESSLHYADIQVCSSTQPRSALEVKNLQCENATQYATLRFPQATCHYDSKNGTLV
- the C11H11orf52 gene encoding uncharacterized protein C11orf52 homolog isoform X1; the protein is MGNQLCCGGSWSCPPTCQRKKKPGSRAGRALKQPKQQNGAKACDTRGHIDEQVLEKPTSQERSRGLRLEESSLHYADIQVCSSTQPRSALEVKNLQCENATQYATLRFPQATCHYDSKNGTLV